From one Melioribacteraceae bacterium genomic stretch:
- a CDS encoding PfkB family carbohydrate kinase → MTENKFYDILIFGNYTKDTIVSKRGTRYVDGGGFNYGAHAAVNSGKSVAAVTRLAEEDRHVVETLNSIGVDVYPTFTPSSTHMRLEYPTDNPDERILTCTTTAGTYTLDQFNGLTAKAILINGSVREEAPLELVRELRKRDSLLVADSQGFIRIIHPDHTLIHADWPEQKEVLALIDILKADIVEAESLTGEKNIHKAAKLLREMGPKEIVITHRDGIVVYADGIFYEQTFTPKELIGRSGRGDTCIASYVASRLTNEPAKAIVWSAAVTSLKLEAEGPFNLGLEKIKQKIAENYS, encoded by the coding sequence ATGACTGAGAACAAATTTTATGATATACTAATATTCGGGAATTACACCAAGGATACAATCGTTTCGAAAAGGGGAACTCGTTATGTTGACGGCGGTGGATTCAATTACGGTGCTCACGCAGCCGTTAATTCTGGAAAAAGTGTTGCGGCAGTAACTCGTTTAGCAGAAGAAGATCGACATGTTGTAGAAACCCTAAATTCCATTGGAGTGGATGTATACCCTACGTTCACTCCATCCTCTACTCATATGAGATTAGAATATCCAACCGACAATCCGGATGAAAGAATCCTTACTTGCACCACAACCGCAGGAACATATACCCTGGATCAGTTTAATGGATTGACAGCGAAAGCAATTTTAATAAACGGTTCGGTGAGAGAAGAGGCCCCGTTAGAGCTAGTAAGAGAATTAAGAAAAAGAGATTCACTTTTAGTTGCTGATTCGCAAGGATTCATTAGAATTATTCATCCCGATCATACACTTATTCATGCGGATTGGCCTGAACAAAAAGAAGTACTTGCTTTAATAGATATTTTAAAAGCTGACATAGTTGAAGCAGAATCTTTGACCGGAGAAAAGAATATTCACAAAGCAGCGAAACTACTGCGTGAGATGGGCCCAAAAGAGATAGTAATTACTCATCGTGATGGAATTGTTGTTTACGCCGATGGGATTTTTTATGAACAAACGTTTACCCCAAAAGAATTGATTGGAAGAAGCGGAAGAGGAGATACTTGCATAGCTTCTTATGTTGCATCTCGATTAACAAACGAACCTGCCAAAGCAATTGTATGGTCTGCAGCAGTTACAAGTTTGAAACTGGAAGCAGAAGGACCTTTCAATTTAGGTTTAGAGAAAATCAAACAAAAAATTGCAGAAAATTATAGTTAA
- a CDS encoding MFS transporter, translating into MKTILDFFATGKAAPQLTNEGEINSLYKKYRWRVMMAITVGYGLAYPLRLALSAMKKDLIDGNVFSAVELGAVGSALLYSYAFGKFFNGILADHANVKRFFTLGVILSATINIIISGTTTLWIWVVLWGLNGYFQGFGAPTGAVTLSNWFSNKERGRFYGIWSTGHAIGEGLTFIVSATLVSFFGWQAGFWGPGLFGILVAMGIYYLLQDRPETLGLPTIAKWKNDFPSKESTEEEESTSTRKDQLKIFKNPAIWVLGLSSALMYVTRYAINSWGFLYLQEDKGYTLVEAGSLLGLNTFAGLAGCVAYGFISDKLFNAKRPPVTLIFGIIEVIALGIIFFIPDGSHTVITIAFIVYGFTLSGLLAALGGLFAIDIAPRRAAGAVMGFIGIFSYIGAGIQDQVSGVLIENGTTIIDGVRHYDFSGAITFWLGGSVLSMLLAATLWKAKVRN; encoded by the coding sequence ATGAAAACAATACTTGACTTTTTTGCAACCGGCAAAGCAGCTCCTCAATTAACAAATGAGGGAGAAATAAACTCTCTCTACAAAAAGTACAGATGGCGGGTAATGATGGCAATTACTGTCGGTTATGGATTAGCATATCCGCTGAGACTTGCCTTATCCGCAATGAAAAAGGATTTAATAGATGGTAATGTTTTTTCCGCAGTAGAACTTGGAGCAGTCGGTTCTGCACTTCTTTATTCTTATGCTTTCGGAAAATTCTTCAACGGCATTCTCGCCGATCATGCAAACGTAAAAAGATTTTTTACTCTTGGCGTAATACTTTCCGCAACAATTAATATTATCATAAGCGGTACTACCACTTTATGGATTTGGGTTGTTCTCTGGGGGTTAAACGGGTATTTCCAAGGATTCGGCGCTCCAACCGGTGCGGTAACACTTTCCAATTGGTTCAGCAATAAAGAAAGAGGAAGATTTTATGGAATCTGGAGTACGGGACACGCTATCGGTGAAGGGTTGACTTTCATCGTATCAGCAACTCTTGTGTCTTTCTTCGGTTGGCAAGCTGGATTTTGGGGACCAGGTTTATTCGGAATACTCGTGGCTATGGGTATTTATTATTTGTTACAAGATAGACCGGAAACACTAGGGCTTCCAACAATTGCAAAATGGAAAAATGATTTTCCCTCAAAAGAAAGCACTGAAGAAGAGGAATCCACTTCAACAAGAAAAGATCAATTAAAGATATTTAAGAATCCTGCAATTTGGGTGCTCGGTTTGTCTAGTGCTCTAATGTATGTTACCCGTTATGCAATTAATAGCTGGGGATTTTTATATCTGCAAGAAGATAAAGGTTACACTTTGGTTGAAGCAGGTAGTTTGCTTGGATTAAATACATTTGCCGGTTTGGCCGGATGCGTTGCTTATGGATTTATTTCGGATAAACTATTCAACGCTAAACGTCCTCCCGTTACTTTAATTTTTGGGATAATAGAAGTAATTGCATTGGGTATAATATTCTTTATCCCCGATGGAAGCCATACTGTAATAACAATCGCATTTATTGTATATGGATTTACATTGAGTGGATTGCTTGCGGCACTGGGAGGTTTATTTGCTATTGATATTGCTCCACGAAGAGCAGCAGGTGCAGTGATGGGGTTCATAGGAATTTTCAGTTACATAGGTGCTGGTATTCAAGACCAAGTAAGCGGAGTTTTAATTGAAAACGGAACAACAATAATTGACGGTGTTCGTCATTATGATTTCAGCGGAGCCATTACGTTTTGGCTTGGTGGCTCAGTATTATCTATGCTGCTTGCAGCAACTCTTTGGAAAGCTAAAGTGAGAAATTAA
- a CDS encoding alcohol dehydrogenase catalytic domain-containing protein, whose amino-acid sequence MKTMKSLTYKDVGKIVYEERPLPKIVEPTDVILKVAAVGICGTDVKIMEGKHVVGEDIALGHEFGGVVTEIGSSVSTLKIGDRIAIDNSLRCGLCEYCRTGNSPQCHWLKDKSIGIFQNGGYAEYCVVPESACYKIPDEMDDITATQVETLATVLNGMQAVQMQCWDTVVVLGFGPIGYLFSALSKNVAAYTMCTEIDPFRIEVAKKLGVPVFNPDEVDIEKEVMKFTNGKGADIVIDAVGSQLENAIKYVTPGGKILAFGMDSSIKATVVPNTITRKAIKLIGTYIGQNTMLYAIRILMSGKINMKPFFTEVIPLKDGLKAFSKLGLDLNTQQHIPKQAMKIVMKP is encoded by the coding sequence ATGAAAACGATGAAATCCTTAACCTACAAAGATGTTGGGAAAATTGTTTACGAAGAAAGACCACTTCCTAAAATAGTTGAACCAACCGATGTAATATTAAAAGTTGCTGCCGTAGGTATTTGTGGTACTGATGTGAAAATTATGGAAGGCAAACATGTTGTTGGTGAAGACATTGCCCTTGGTCATGAATTTGGCGGTGTAGTAACAGAGATAGGTAGTAGTGTCTCCACTTTAAAAATTGGTGATCGAATTGCCATCGATAATAGTCTTAGATGCGGTTTATGTGAATATTGCAGAACCGGTAACAGTCCGCAATGTCATTGGTTGAAAGATAAATCCATAGGCATATTTCAAAATGGCGGTTATGCGGAATATTGTGTTGTTCCCGAAAGTGCTTGTTATAAAATTCCCGATGAAATGGATGATATAACTGCAACACAAGTAGAAACTTTAGCAACAGTTCTTAATGGAATGCAAGCGGTTCAGATGCAATGCTGGGATACTGTTGTAGTTTTAGGTTTTGGACCAATAGGATATCTTTTCTCTGCTTTATCTAAAAATGTTGCTGCCTACACTATGTGCACGGAAATTGATCCCTTCAGAATAGAAGTAGCAAAAAAATTAGGTGTACCTGTTTTCAATCCTGATGAAGTTGATATCGAAAAAGAAGTGATGAAATTTACAAATGGTAAAGGTGCGGATATTGTTATTGATGCAGTTGGCAGCCAATTGGAAAATGCTATTAAATACGTTACTCCGGGAGGAAAAATTCTAGCGTTTGGCATGGATAGCAGTATAAAAGCAACGGTAGTTCCGAATACAATTACACGTAAGGCGATTAAGTTGATAGGTACTTACATCGGACAAAACACAATGTTGTATGCAATCCGAATTTTAATGTCTGGCAAAATTAATATGAAACCATTCTTTACTGAAGTGATACCTCTAAAAGATGGCTTAAAAGCATTCAGTAAACTTGGGTTAGATCTAAATACTCAGCAACATATACCAAAACAAGCTATGAAAATTGTAATGAAACCGTAA
- a CDS encoding anaerobic glycerol-3-phosphate dehydrogenase subunit C: MQSTLTKNKISNIGSKNISEWHAALENKLGNKISWDVVTLQMYSTAACIYEVTPLAVVIPHNIDDIITTVNICSEYSIPLLPRGAGSSLSGNSVGEAVILDLTQHFKKIIDMDDNLAKVDVGVILNHLKDEEKKRGLKFAPDPSSGNVCVIGGMLGNNSGGPHTLKHGNMYKHVEEVNVVLSNGKIFNAKNISLNEIKNLDYFHKPYYIKVKELLEQYSEKIREERPYTSKNASGYQVWDILTDTHLNMASLMVGSEGTLGVFTDSVLKLIPLVSHRGIISLYFTDISKMGVAVKHLRNLNASAIEFVDQSFINLALTYRPELKKFLPDHVKYLLYVEYESEDENEITNFFRDAERIICKEENLAELGSYSTDEKEIDTIMRVRKAATVILNKIQGKDKPAPFVEDAAIHPEVFPHFLKDLSALLDNYTFNYVVFGHAGDGNLHLRPLISFKDDKLFAEADDLMTKFVDLVAKYKGSLSAEHGDGRLRTSFLPKTFPKLIPLFKEIKNLFDPYGIMNPEIMVQTKPQKWNENLRYNPSYNYVDTGSRLDNENWQLEIEKCHGCGTCREYCPVFVATGEEEATARAKANLLRGIVSGKISSDTFDTDHFYEIMNYCLNCGQCLTDCPTNVNVPGMAVLAKEKLHEKRPFKMNEILLQNGKLVSSLASKLPTVSNATLKFPVIRKVMEATVGIHNERKFPLFVNHKITMNNMRSDDSKTVVLWTGCAAQFNDPYGEIESSKQILEKLGYKIVLPEWKCCNVAKISYGNLDAALPDIEFNMKVLKPYVEKKIPIIFTSASCGYAFMHEYLNFFPDREDIKETAAVCIDIHDFLAQILSKPEWKNSFKKNPIKIAYHDPCHLKSQKNKYGPKDLLKLIPGLELLNIKDSCCGIAGTFGMKKENFDLSMQIGSKLFNEIKRVKADYAVSGCGTCQIQINQGTGLKVLHPMRLVNEAFIPNKD, translated from the coding sequence ATGCAAAGTACTCTTACTAAAAATAAAATTTCTAATATTGGTTCAAAAAATATATCCGAATGGCATGCTGCGTTAGAGAATAAACTCGGCAATAAAATTTCTTGGGATGTTGTTACTCTTCAGATGTACAGCACTGCTGCATGCATTTATGAAGTAACTCCTTTGGCTGTCGTTATTCCGCACAATATTGATGATATAATTACTACAGTAAATATCTGTTCGGAATACAGTATTCCCTTACTACCACGCGGTGCCGGATCAAGTCTTTCCGGCAACTCTGTCGGCGAAGCTGTTATACTGGATCTAACTCAACACTTCAAAAAAATTATTGATATGGATGACAATCTCGCAAAGGTTGATGTGGGAGTAATTCTAAATCATCTTAAAGATGAAGAGAAAAAAAGAGGATTAAAATTTGCTCCCGATCCAAGCAGCGGTAATGTTTGTGTTATAGGTGGAATGCTCGGCAACAACAGCGGCGGTCCTCATACTCTAAAACACGGGAATATGTACAAGCATGTTGAGGAAGTAAACGTTGTCTTATCAAACGGGAAAATTTTTAATGCAAAAAACATTTCGCTTAATGAAATAAAAAATCTCGATTATTTTCACAAGCCGTATTATATAAAAGTAAAAGAATTACTTGAGCAGTACTCCGAAAAAATAAGAGAGGAAAGACCTTATACATCAAAGAATGCTTCCGGTTATCAAGTGTGGGATATTCTAACCGATACACATCTGAATATGGCATCACTTATGGTTGGCAGCGAAGGTACTTTGGGGGTATTTACTGATTCTGTTTTGAAACTTATTCCGCTAGTTTCTCATCGCGGTATAATTTCGCTTTACTTTACCGACATTTCAAAAATGGGTGTAGCTGTAAAACACTTACGCAACTTGAATGCTTCTGCAATTGAATTCGTTGATCAATCATTTATAAATCTTGCACTGACATACCGACCGGAATTAAAAAAATTCTTACCGGATCATGTTAAGTACTTGCTATATGTTGAATATGAAAGTGAAGATGAAAATGAAATAACTAATTTCTTCCGTGATGCGGAAAGAATAATTTGTAAAGAAGAGAACCTCGCCGAGTTAGGTTCGTACTCAACTGATGAAAAAGAAATTGATACAATAATGCGTGTTAGAAAAGCCGCAACCGTAATACTTAACAAGATACAAGGAAAAGATAAACCGGCACCTTTTGTTGAAGATGCGGCAATTCATCCCGAAGTGTTTCCTCATTTTTTAAAAGATTTATCTGCTTTACTTGATAACTATACTTTTAATTATGTTGTATTCGGTCATGCCGGTGATGGTAATTTGCACTTAAGACCATTGATAAGTTTTAAAGATGACAAACTTTTTGCCGAAGCGGATGACTTGATGACAAAATTTGTCGACCTTGTTGCAAAATATAAAGGATCACTTTCTGCTGAACATGGTGATGGTAGACTGCGAACATCTTTCCTACCAAAAACTTTTCCGAAACTGATTCCGTTGTTCAAAGAAATAAAAAATCTCTTCGATCCTTATGGAATAATGAATCCCGAAATTATGGTTCAAACCAAGCCGCAAAAGTGGAATGAAAATTTAAGATACAATCCAAGTTACAATTATGTTGATACCGGTTCAAGACTTGATAATGAAAACTGGCAGCTCGAAATAGAAAAATGTCATGGCTGCGGAACATGCCGAGAATATTGTCCGGTTTTTGTTGCAACCGGAGAAGAAGAAGCGACCGCACGGGCAAAAGCAAATCTTTTACGCGGAATTGTTTCCGGTAAAATTTCTTCGGATACTTTTGATACGGATCATTTTTACGAAATTATGAATTACTGTTTGAACTGCGGGCAATGTTTGACCGACTGTCCGACAAACGTCAATGTTCCCGGAATGGCCGTTCTTGCTAAAGAAAAACTGCACGAAAAACGTCCATTTAAAATGAATGAGATACTACTACAAAACGGAAAGTTAGTAAGCTCGTTAGCTTCAAAACTTCCAACTGTAAGTAATGCTACTCTTAAATTTCCGGTGATTCGCAAAGTAATGGAAGCAACGGTTGGCATACATAATGAAAGAAAATTTCCACTGTTTGTGAATCATAAAATTACCATGAACAACATGAGAAGTGATGATTCAAAAACTGTTGTGCTTTGGACTGGGTGTGCAGCACAATTTAATGATCCTTATGGAGAAATTGAAAGCAGTAAACAAATTTTAGAAAAGTTGGGATATAAAATTGTACTGCCGGAGTGGAAATGCTGCAATGTTGCCAAAATTTCGTACGGTAATTTGGATGCCGCGCTTCCGGATATTGAATTTAATATGAAAGTATTAAAACCGTATGTCGAAAAGAAAATTCCAATAATATTTACAAGCGCATCTTGTGGTTATGCATTTATGCATGAGTACTTGAATTTCTTTCCGGATAGGGAAGATATAAAGGAAACAGCAGCAGTTTGCATTGATATACATGATTTCCTTGCACAAATATTAAGCAAACCGGAATGGAAAAATTCTTTTAAGAAAAATCCGATAAAAATTGCTTATCACGATCCGTGTCATTTAAAATCTCAGAAAAATAAATATGGTCCTAAAGATTTGCTAAAGTTAATTCCGGGATTAGAGTTACTGAATATAAAAGATAGCTGCTGCGGTATTGCTGGAACATTCGGAATGAAGAAAGAAAATTTTGATCTATCTATGCAAATAGGTTCAAAACTTTTTAACGAGATAAAGAGAGTTAAAGCTGATTATGCTGTTTCGGGATGCGGAACATGTCAGATCCAAATTAATCAAGGTACAGGATTAAAAGTACTGCACCCGATGAGATTGGTAAATGAAGCTTTTATTCCGAATAAAGATTAA
- a CDS encoding sugar ABC transporter substrate-binding protein gives MRNIIQIISVCLIVCLMSFSGCKESEVIDESRPTIAIVLKTLNNPFFIDIQLGGEEAAKKHNVNLLVQAAEREIDVEKQMQIIENLIQRKVDVICLAAAGSKEIIPAIVKANEAGIFVIAIDTRVDEEFLKQSGGKISAFIGSDNFEGGRIAGEFIAEQLNGGGSIAILEGVPGHETGDARLTGFYSAIKKYKDINVLASQTANFERDQGFNVFQNILQANPNIEAVFACNDMMALGAIEAISAARKTGEIIVIGFDAIQDSRKAILAGTMAGSIAQYPKEMGRAAIEYAVKAINGEPIPKEIPTKIELITKEKLESN, from the coding sequence TTGAGAAATATTATCCAAATAATAAGCGTTTGCCTGATTGTATGTTTAATGAGTTTCTCAGGTTGTAAAGAATCCGAAGTTATTGATGAAAGCAGACCAACCATTGCAATTGTTTTAAAAACATTGAACAATCCCTTCTTTATTGATATTCAACTCGGCGGAGAAGAAGCTGCAAAAAAACATAATGTAAATTTACTTGTTCAAGCGGCCGAAAGAGAAATAGATGTTGAAAAACAAATGCAGATAATCGAAAACTTAATCCAGAGAAAAGTTGATGTAATTTGTCTTGCCGCAGCCGGATCAAAAGAAATTATTCCGGCAATAGTTAAAGCAAATGAAGCTGGTATTTTTGTTATTGCAATTGATACAAGAGTAGATGAAGAATTCTTAAAACAATCCGGCGGGAAAATTTCTGCGTTTATAGGTTCGGATAACTTTGAAGGCGGAAGAATAGCCGGTGAGTTTATTGCCGAACAATTAAACGGCGGCGGTAGTATAGCAATTCTTGAAGGTGTTCCGGGACACGAAACAGGCGATGCACGTTTAACCGGATTTTATTCAGCAATTAAAAAGTACAAAGATATAAATGTACTTGCTTCTCAAACTGCAAATTTTGAACGTGACCAAGGTTTCAATGTTTTTCAAAACATTCTTCAAGCTAATCCTAATATCGAAGCTGTTTTTGCCTGCAACGATATGATGGCTCTTGGCGCAATTGAAGCAATTTCAGCAGCAAGGAAAACTGGCGAAATTATAGTTATTGGATTTGATGCAATTCAAGACAGCCGTAAAGCAATCTTAGCGGGAACAATGGCAGGTTCAATTGCTCAATACCCAAAAGAAATGGGAAGAGCCGCTATTGAATATGCAGTTAAAGCAATAAACGGCGAGCCGATTCCAAAAGAAATCCCAACTAAAATTGAGTTGATAACTAAAGAAAAATTGGAAAGTAATTAA
- the rbsC gene encoding ribose ABC transporter permease (functions to transport ribose at high affinity; forms a complex with RbsA2C2B) — translation MQIKSLWIHNARQFGTFIGLVVIILIFSFWTPYFLTVSNLLNVAQQTTINAVIAVGMTYVIITAGIDLSVGSIMAFSGVVLASLLHADQPLVIAILGGLFVGAACGFINGVLISYGKLPPFISTLGLMSVARGAALLYTDGRPISGFDENFRFIATGEILHIPFPIIVIIIIYLIGHFVLTRTKLGRYTYATGGNEQAAILSGVNVKLIKIVVYSLCGLLSGAAAVLLTARLNSAQPIAGIMYELDAIAAVVIGGTSLMGGEGKLTGTLIGALIMGVLRNGLNLLDVSSFIQQIVIGSVIICAVLIDMALKKKKV, via the coding sequence ATGCAAATTAAAAGTCTATGGATTCATAATGCACGACAATTCGGAACCTTCATCGGGTTGGTTGTGATCATATTAATCTTTTCATTTTGGACGCCATATTTTCTTACAGTATCTAATTTATTAAATGTTGCTCAGCAAACGACAATTAATGCAGTTATAGCGGTTGGGATGACTTATGTAATTATTACCGCAGGAATTGATCTTTCGGTCGGTTCAATTATGGCATTCTCAGGTGTTGTGCTTGCAAGTCTGCTGCATGCAGATCAACCTTTAGTTATTGCAATATTGGGAGGATTATTTGTCGGCGCAGCTTGTGGATTTATAAATGGTGTGTTGATAAGTTACGGTAAACTTCCGCCTTTTATTTCTACCCTCGGTTTAATGAGTGTTGCTCGCGGTGCCGCATTACTTTACACAGACGGTCGTCCGATCTCAGGCTTCGATGAAAATTTTAGATTCATTGCAACTGGTGAAATTCTTCACATACCTTTCCCGATAATAGTAATAATTATTATTTATTTGATCGGACATTTTGTTTTAACACGAACAAAGTTAGGACGATATACATACGCAACCGGAGGAAATGAGCAAGCGGCAATTCTTTCAGGGGTAAACGTAAAATTGATAAAAATTGTTGTTTACAGTTTGTGCGGATTATTAAGCGGAGCAGCCGCTGTGCTCTTAACAGCCAGATTGAATTCTGCTCAACCGATTGCCGGAATAATGTATGAACTTGATGCAATTGCCGCAGTAGTAATCGGAGGCACAAGCTTAATGGGCGGCGAAGGAAAATTGACTGGTACACTAATCGGTGCATTGATTATGGGAGTTCTTCGCAACGGATTGAATTTACTCGATGTCTCTTCATTCATTCAGCAAATTGTAATTGGGTCGGTAATTATCTGTGCAGTATTGATAGATATGGCATTAAAGAAAAAGAAAGTTTAA
- a CDS encoding sugar ABC transporter ATP-binding protein, protein MQNNAILKLNDITKEFPGVVALNKVSLEVKPGEVHILLGENGAGKSTLVKILSGAYSKDSGEIFLSNEKVEIKNPKHAQELGIGVIYQELNLIPHLTVAENIFLGREFSYPVGIIDSKRIIEETKKLLNELNVNINLNALISSLGTAQQQMVEIAKALSLNSKILIMDEPTSSLTKKEIETLFITIRKLKQKDVAIIYISHRLEELFEIGDRVTVLRDGSLIETKLIADTNRAELIKLMVNRDLKDQYPERKKEIGSELLKVINLSTENLLQNISFSLFEGEIVGIYGLLGSGRTELARTIFGADQFESGEIFINGKPTKINSPGKAIKKGIGFLTEDRKTQGLILDLSVKENISITSLDELTSFGVIKIKDELQVTDHYIFELKIKTTGSNQNVRCLSGGNQQKVVFAKWLNTETNIFIFDEPTRGIDVGAKQEIYELMNKLTRTGCGIIMISSELPEILGMSDRVLVMHNGKITAEFDNIDLSQEVILNSAIGEVYAN, encoded by the coding sequence TTCATATTCTGCTTGGTGAAAACGGTGCAGGTAAATCAACGCTCGTAAAAATATTAAGCGGCGCCTATTCAAAAGATTCCGGCGAAATATTTTTAAGCAATGAGAAAGTTGAAATTAAAAATCCAAAACACGCACAAGAATTGGGGATTGGTGTTATTTATCAAGAATTAAATCTCATTCCCCATTTAACTGTGGCGGAAAACATATTTCTCGGCAGAGAATTTTCTTATCCAGTGGGCATAATCGATTCAAAAAGAATCATTGAAGAAACAAAAAAACTTCTTAATGAATTAAATGTGAATATCAACCTGAATGCATTAATATCATCGTTGGGTACAGCACAACAGCAAATGGTAGAAATTGCAAAAGCTCTTTCACTCAATTCAAAAATCTTAATAATGGATGAACCCACTTCATCTTTAACAAAGAAAGAAATTGAAACATTATTTATAACAATCAGAAAACTAAAACAAAAAGATGTTGCAATAATTTATATCTCACATCGCTTGGAAGAATTATTTGAAATTGGTGATAGAGTAACAGTATTGCGAGATGGTAGTTTGATCGAAACAAAACTAATTGCAGATACGAATCGTGCTGAATTAATTAAACTAATGGTCAACAGAGATTTAAAGGACCAGTACCCTGAAAGAAAGAAGGAAATCGGAAGTGAACTGCTTAAAGTAATAAATTTATCGACGGAGAATTTATTACAAAACATTTCATTTAGTTTATTTGAGGGAGAGATTGTTGGTATTTACGGCTTATTGGGTTCCGGTCGAACAGAATTAGCACGTACAATTTTTGGTGCTGATCAATTTGAAAGCGGAGAAATATTCATAAATGGTAAACCGACAAAAATAAATTCCCCCGGTAAAGCTATAAAAAAAGGAATCGGATTTTTAACCGAAGACAGAAAAACGCAAGGATTAATTTTAGACCTATCTGTTAAAGAAAATATAAGTATCACATCATTGGATGAACTTACAAGTTTCGGTGTAATCAAGATAAAAGATGAACTACAAGTAACAGACCACTACATATTCGAATTAAAAATAAAAACTACCGGCAGCAATCAAAATGTTAGATGTTTAAGCGGAGGTAATCAACAGAAAGTTGTATTCGCAAAATGGTTAAACACCGAAACTAATATTTTCATTTTTGATGAACCGACGCGCGGAATTGATGTCGGGGCGAAACAAGAAATTTATGAGTTGATGAATAAACTTACTCGTACCGGATGCGGGATTATTATGATTTCATCCGAACTCCCGGAAATTCTAGGAATGAGTGATAGAGTTTTGGTTATGCACAACGGGAAAATAACAGCAGAATTCGATAACATAGATTTATCTCAAGAGGTAATTCTAAATTCAGCTATCGGAGAAGTTTATGCAAATTAA